Proteins from a genomic interval of Quercus lobata isolate SW786 chromosome 11, ValleyOak3.0 Primary Assembly, whole genome shotgun sequence:
- the LOC115969007 gene encoding zinc finger protein 385D-like isoform X1, whose amino-acid sequence MIVCWLVVPQFEGAIYVYNHFIHPCLSMNPLVVIDEFNKWKEFLFKRENFLAQAERYINKNGPEALEELIATKKKSKKPNHGMEEFDAIPVMAKKEVEWSNSKEANIVQKDNKSMEVIEKKEVPTVKMVLTELILDQTENRTSATKEETAVAVATVRELPDIPMPKEVRKEWTCDICQLTVLNEKTLNLHLQGKKHKTTVALKAKNQPNIVPASTTQKTEQPIEEPQKTVSTKEWKQSTTTNNEGEQHAHSMSVSASTAKIFDQPSKEEHEKRVSMSNSALEQKNEAVSEEYYRCNICNTNCTGENDLASHYNGRKHKARIQLHNKLVGIGQV is encoded by the exons ATGATTGTCTGCTGGCTGGTTGTACCTCAATTCGAAGGTGCCATTTATGTCTATAATCACTTTATTCATCCATGCCTCTCCATGAACCCACTAGTTGTCATTGATGAATTCAATAAATGGAAGGAATTCTTATTCAAGAGAGAGAACTTTCTAGCTCAGGCAGAGAGATATATAAACAAGAATGGACCTGAAGCTCTGGAGGAACTTATTGCTACCAAG aaaaaaagcaaaaagccTAATCATGGCATGGAAGAGTTCGATGCTATTCCAGTTATGGCCAAGAAAGAAGTGGAGTGG TCAAATAGCAAAGAGGCTAACATTGTGCAGAAAGATAATAAATCTATGGAAGTAATAGAGAAAAAGGAAGTGCCAACTGTCAAG ATGGTTCTAACAGAGCTTATCCTTGATCAGACTGAGAACAGGACATCAGCCACTAAGGAGGAAACGGCAGTGGCAGTTGCAACAGTTAGAGAACTTCCTGATATTCCCATGCCTAAGGAAGTCCGAAAGGAGTGGACTTGTGATATATGTCAGTTAACTGTTCTAAATGAGAAAACCTTAAATTTACACCTTCAAGGAAAGAAACACAAGACTACTGTGGCACTGAAAGCAAAGAACCAGCCAAATATTGTCCCAGCTTCAACCACACAGAAAACTGAGCAGCCAATAGAGGAGCCACAAAAGACTGTATCCACCAAAGAATGGAAACAAAGTACAACTACAAATAATGAGGGTGAACAGCATGCCCATTCAATGAGTGTCTCAGCTTCAACTGCTAAAATATTTGATCAGCCCTCAAAAGAGGAGCATGAAAAAAGAGTTTCAATGTCAAACAGTGCACTAGAACAGAAGAATGAAGCTGTTAGTGAGGAATATTATAGGTGCAACATCTGTAATACAAACTGCACTGGAGAGAATGACTTGGCTTCGCACTATAATGGGAGGAAACACAAGGCTCGGATTCAATTACACAATAAATTGGTTGGGATTGGGCAGGTCTGA
- the LOC115969007 gene encoding zinc finger protein 385D-like isoform X2, with the protein MIVCWLVVPQFEGAIYVYNHFIHPCLSMNPLVVIDEFNKWKEFLFKRENFLAQAERYINKNGPEALEELIATKKKSKKPNHGMEEFDAIPVMAKKEVEWSNSKEANIVQKDNKSMEVIEKKEVPTVKTENRTSATKEETAVAVATVRELPDIPMPKEVRKEWTCDICQLTVLNEKTLNLHLQGKKHKTTVALKAKNQPNIVPASTTQKTEQPIEEPQKTVSTKEWKQSTTTNNEGEQHAHSMSVSASTAKIFDQPSKEEHEKRVSMSNSALEQKNEAVSEEYYRCNICNTNCTGENDLASHYNGRKHKARIQLHNKLVGIGQV; encoded by the exons ATGATTGTCTGCTGGCTGGTTGTACCTCAATTCGAAGGTGCCATTTATGTCTATAATCACTTTATTCATCCATGCCTCTCCATGAACCCACTAGTTGTCATTGATGAATTCAATAAATGGAAGGAATTCTTATTCAAGAGAGAGAACTTTCTAGCTCAGGCAGAGAGATATATAAACAAGAATGGACCTGAAGCTCTGGAGGAACTTATTGCTACCAAG aaaaaaagcaaaaagccTAATCATGGCATGGAAGAGTTCGATGCTATTCCAGTTATGGCCAAGAAAGAAGTGGAGTGG TCAAATAGCAAAGAGGCTAACATTGTGCAGAAAGATAATAAATCTATGGAAGTAATAGAGAAAAAGGAAGTGCCAACTGTCAAG ACTGAGAACAGGACATCAGCCACTAAGGAGGAAACGGCAGTGGCAGTTGCAACAGTTAGAGAACTTCCTGATATTCCCATGCCTAAGGAAGTCCGAAAGGAGTGGACTTGTGATATATGTCAGTTAACTGTTCTAAATGAGAAAACCTTAAATTTACACCTTCAAGGAAAGAAACACAAGACTACTGTGGCACTGAAAGCAAAGAACCAGCCAAATATTGTCCCAGCTTCAACCACACAGAAAACTGAGCAGCCAATAGAGGAGCCACAAAAGACTGTATCCACCAAAGAATGGAAACAAAGTACAACTACAAATAATGAGGGTGAACAGCATGCCCATTCAATGAGTGTCTCAGCTTCAACTGCTAAAATATTTGATCAGCCCTCAAAAGAGGAGCATGAAAAAAGAGTTTCAATGTCAAACAGTGCACTAGAACAGAAGAATGAAGCTGTTAGTGAGGAATATTATAGGTGCAACATCTGTAATACAAACTGCACTGGAGAGAATGACTTGGCTTCGCACTATAATGGGAGGAAACACAAGGCTCGGATTCAATTACACAATAAATTGGTTGGGATTGGGCAGGTCTGA